CCTTGATCATAAAGAATTCCGGCTTGGCCCGGGAAAGCGCTGGCAACAAGAGAAAGGAAGGGGTCCATGTAGCTGCTGCGCCCGCCCCCTTCTTAGTCAATGGGGCAGCAGGTTCGGCATCCACTAGAAAAGAGAGAATCCACTTCAGATAACCACGCCTCTGCTAGGCAGCGTGTGGAATGGCCGAGAGCGGACCTTTTTGGATAGATAATCCAAGTCGAGAGTGGAGTTACGGAAAGAGCCGTCTGATGGAAAACGACTTTCACCTTCGGTTCAGAGAGCACTTTTTTCGTTGATCATTCCTCGTTCCCTTTCGTGTTCATTCCCCAGCGGCGAATTCGAAACTTGTGGGGCCCTATCTATTCCATCTCTCAAGCCCCGAAGAAACCCCCCCTCCCATCTGGACCTTTGTTTTTGACTCTATATATGTGGGCACCTGATATCTATGAGGGTTCACCCACCCCGGTTACAGCATTCCTTTCTATTGCGCCTAAAATCTCTATTTTTGCTAATATTTCACGTCTTTCTATTTATGGTTCCTATGGAGCTACATTGCAAGAAATCTTCTTTTTCTGCAGCATTGCTTCTATGATCTTAGGAGCACTGGCCGCCATGGCCCAAACGAAAGTCAAAAGACCTCTAGCTCATAGTTCAATTGGACATGTAGGTTATATTCGTACAGGTTTCTCATGTGGAACCATAGAAGGAATTCAATCACTACTAATTGGTATCTTTATTTATGTATTAATGACGATAGATGCATTCGCCATAGTTTTAGCATTACGGCAAACCCGTGTCAAATATATAGCGGATTTGGGCGCTCTAGCCAAAACGAATCCTATTTCGGCTATTACCTTCTCCATTACTATGTTCTCATACGCAGGAATACCCCCGTTAGCCGGTTTTTGTAGCAAATTCTATTTGTTTTTCGCCGCTTTGGGTTGTGGGGCTTACTTCCTAGCCCCAGTGGGAGTAGTGACTAGCGTTATAGGTCGTTGGGCGGCCGGAAGGTTGCCACGAGTAAGTCTGTTTGGGAGACCGAAGGCAGTTCTCCGTGCACCGGACACGTAGCTTACCTTTTCAGTTGCGAGACGGATGGGAATGCATGCTCCGAAAGATAGGGTCGAGTCTGATACATCAACCGTCTACTCAATATCCTTGTACGAGTCCACAATCACTACACGAGATGAACCTTGGTTTGGTGAATTGAAGTTGGCCCCACGGAGCGGTGTAATAGGACTCCCAGTTACTGCGCGCGATCGTATACTGAGGTGCTCCCCGCCGGTTGTTGGAACGACGCGAGCCGGGCCTCGATTCAGAAAGATTCAGGGCCAAAAAGTCTCAATAGGGGGTTACTAATTCCCCATCTCATTGGGGGCGGAAAACGAATCGACATCTCGATGTGAGACAGCCTTTGAAATTTGAGTTGGGAAAGAACGGCGAAGTCCATCCGAACCGTCCAATGAAGAATAAGAGGAGAACAAAGGGCCAATGGCGCGCGAAGCGCATGGCGGGAACGGACACGGATCAAAATCAGTGTGGAGAAGAAGCTGCCGAGCTCATTCCCTTCGCTTCCTGGGCCCAAAGCAGTGCAGTCTTTCCTGGCCAAATCAAGGATTTTTGGGGCTTCACGCAACTTAAGAAATCCATTTTTTTAGTCAGATATATGAATATCAAGATGGATGAATCTAGATCTTTCTCTTTTGATATCTAAAAAAGATTGAATGAAACTCTTTACGAAGGAAGCGCTTAGCCCCCCCGCTCATGAAAGGGCTCCGCTGCAATGGATGACAGAGGGTCCGTAGTACCCAAAGCACTGGAGTGATCCTGTAGCCGGGAAGGGGCCTAGAAGTGCCTACTACTACACCACACTACACTTGGCTCTACACATTTATCAAGCTAAACCCTGCCCAGTCCCTGGCAGAGCTAAGGGGGCTTCAATCCTTATTCCTTATCCCCATCTTCGCCCATGCTAACGGGGCCCCTTACGGGGAGAGTGGAGCCTCAAGAAGCACTGTTGAGAGGCATCAAAATAGAAGCTTGCTTTTTTTTGAGTACTCTTCATTAAGACTCCTTGCTATTTTGGGGGTTCCAAACCTTTCTTCAACGTGAGAACGAGCGAGGCAGAGATGGAAGAGATCGAAGACGGGAATAAGAAGCAAGCTCGCCTTTTTTTCTTTTGAGTTAGGGGTGGACAAAATCGCATTTCCCAGTCGAAAAGATGACTTCCTTTTTCGTCTCGCATTTCTCATCAAACAAATACGGAAAAATCATCATATTTCAAAGGTTCCTAACCCACCCTTCCTTCGTAGAGCCGTGTATTGTAAGTGATCCGAACCTGCCCGGAGCGAGCCTCCCATAGAGGCAAGTTCAGTTGGTGAGCCGTATGATGGGCAACTATCTCCTGCGGTTCGGAGAGGACTCAGCTCTTAGTTAGTACCCCTTGGTTTCGGGGTGGACCCTTTCACTCTATTTTATTATATACGCTTAGCGAAAATCATGTTTTTTGATACACCTAGGACATGGATTCTATATGAACCAATGGATCGTGACAAGTCGTTACTACTAGCAATGACTTCCTCTTTCATTACTTCATCCTTTCCATATCCCTCTCCCTTGTTCTCAGTTACTCATCAAATGGCACTCAGTTCATATCTTTAAGTTCGATCATTGACAAGGTTCAAAGAAAGGGTGGGCCAATCAAGGAAAGATTCCAAACCACAATGCTAGCAGAGGCCTCCGCTTTTCTTTTCATTAATTCGAATTTCTTATTAGAAAAAGGAATTTTGATTTGACGAGAGGGCACGAGGTCTCGAAAATCAATCAATATTGGTGATTTATGCTCATGCTAAAAGCGCAAATAATCAGGGCAAATATATATTATGCTCTTCATTATTGAATAAGAAGATATGAAAGAAATGAATTGAACTCTTCGCAAATTAAAGGTTCAAACTGATTTTCTTTGAGCCGATCATTCTTTGAGCTTTTTAGTCTAATATGTGAGCGGAAGTCTTGAACTCTACGGAGCGGGAGAGGTGCGAAGCGACTCGACTTAGAAGTCGTGCAAGTGCATTAGAATAAGGAAAACAAGACAGTTTACGAAGGGGTCAAAGAATATTGAGACTCCGCGGTGACAACTTCCTTCCACCCGTAGCCAAAAAGACGGTTCAATTCATTCTCGGATGATCAATCCTTGTTTGCATTTGCGTAAGACATTGAATTCGGTAAATCTTTCTTTCTCTCCGTCCGGAGGACCAAAAAGAAAGGTCCAGGGTCCTACGTGCCAAAGAAAGGTCCAGGGTCCGGAGTCCGCAGTCCGGAGGATTCTTATCCGTAGTCCGGAGTCCGCAGTCCGCAGGATTTATCCGTAGTCCTACGTCCGGAGTCCGCAGGATTTATCCGGAGGACTATCCATATGGAAGTAGTCCGGAGGATTTATCCGTAGGACCATCCGTAATTAACCGAAGTAGGACCATCCATATGGAGGGAAGTAGTCCGGAGTCCGCAGGATTCTTATCCGTAGGACTATCCATATGGAAGTAGGACCATCCGTAATTAACCGAAGTAGGACTATCCGTAATTAACCGAAGGAGGCGCGAAGAAGAAAAACAAGGCGCGGGTGCAGATGCGCAAAGAATATTGCGAGGAGTGCAAGGATGAATACTATTTTTCCTGGAGGGGTTCGGAGCTAATTGATGAGTCTAGGCGCTGGCTGATCCCAAACGACAACGACCCTCATCCCCTTATTGTCTAGCAGCTAGAAGGCACCAAGCTGAAAGAAGCTCTTGCCCTCTCTGTCACCAGATGTGATTTATTGGGCTTTCCTTAACCAGCTGTCTCTCTCTTCCGCTTGGGATGAAATCAGGGAATGGGGAGAGCATGTGCAAAGTCCCAGATCTTTTTCGGATGCCTGCCTTGAAGCACGAGGCTGAACTTGAAGAAGTGTGAATTCCCCAGTCCTTAGTATATGCAGGGTATGTTGGTTGAGGAGGACAAAGCCAGATCCGGAGTAGAGGCCATCATTCAGTGGCCAAGGCCCAAGCCTTCAAAAAGATGGACGTAAAAAATGCCTTTCTCTATTGTCTCTCTCGGAACCCTTCCCCTGCCTTCAGTCTTCCCTGCATTCACACCACACGAATGAAATTTCACATTCCAAGAGAAGAAAGCGAAAGCTTCCTTTCCCGATCTGCGGCTCGAACTTAAGAAGAAGTTCAGGTTCAAAGAATATTGACGTAGGTCATATTTGGGTTTTTGTTGGCGATGATTGAATGAAAGGGAAAAGAGGGAGTTCAAGACTCAGATACTGCTTGACCCTCTTGAGGGAATTCAACCAATCAGTGGTGTGGATTCTATCCGGCAAGGCTAGGTTCAACTCAACTAGATGGGGATTCATATCTTGTTTTGAGGTTGATATCGCGGAGAAGACGAAGTTACATAAGTAGTTGATTCGAAGGCTAGCTAGTCTCCTGAATCCCCTGGCCTACCTTAATCCCGAGGGAAAAAAACTATCCCAAAGAATAGGACTGGGATGGGAGAGGACGAGCATTGAAAAATCAGTCTTGACTGGCTCTCATCCGGCTGGACGAGAAGAAGAGTTTTGGTTCTTATTGGTGAGCGGGTCAAGCAGGTGCCGTAGTAGAGAGAGAATCCTTTCTCTTTTGTTACCGGTCTAGTGCGCTAGTGCCCGCCTATGGTGCTGGACAAAGAAGCAAGCCCTTGACTTTAAAGTCAAGCCTTTCTCGGCAAGCTAGCAGTATCTGAGTCTTGAACTCCCTCTGATCTAAGCAGTAGTCACCATGTCAAGCCTAAAGCCAGCGGCTGGATGAAGGCTTTGTTTTCACTCCTGGGAAAAATGCCAAAGCTGTAGGAAGGCGTCACGAGTCAGTCTGTTCATTAGCAGCTACAATCCTCCTCCCAAAGAGTTGTAGGAGACCAAAGTTCTAGTGTTGGGACAAATCCCAATAGGCGAGATTCTCCACCCTTTAACACGTTTAACAGCGGTCACCATTCACTCTCAAGCCAGCCGCTTTGCTTTGTGGATGGCAGCTTTTCCACTCGTGGGAAACTGGCCCAATATGTTAGTATAGGCCCGTGTGGCAGCAGCACCCGAAGGTGTGTGTCGGTCGGCCTTCCACGCTTTCGAAAAGCTAGTCTGCGAGTTCGCCTTCTCGCTCTATCTATAGTCAAGAAATGCCTACCCTCGACTGTCTTTCTTTCTCCTCACATGCCAAGTCAGAAAGAGAAAGCCTACCACTAAATCTTTCTTCTTTATTCCACTAAACTCGTTAACCTACTATTTAGAAGAAAGCCTATGGTTGGTACTTAAGCTTGAACTTCGGGTTTTTGCTTGAAATGAGATTATGGTTTACAACCGAAAGAAATGATAGAATATAAATAAGATGGGTGTGCGGATTCCTTGGTGCGATCCCTTATCCCGTCTATGATACGAAAGGGCGAAATGAGTCATCCTGGAAACTAGTTGTTCCCAATTCGTCTTGACCCGAAGACCCACGGAGCGGGAAAGAATGAAAGACCGCCCATCCAAGCTAAGGGAGAGGTGAAAAGAAGATTGAATGATTCAAGGTGATCTCATCCCCTTCCCCATTCTAGATCAGATGCCTCTTTGTCCAGTTAGTTCGGGCGAGATGGAAGAGAGGTATCAGCTTGACTCGTCCCAGGAGCAGTCGCGCAGAAATGCTCTCTCTACTACTACTAAAAGGAAAGAAAGCCTACCGACGAGAGTTCAGTCAGTTTAAGAAAGTTCTATCAAAACAAGGCGGAAGATGAGCGGAGCCAAG
This DNA window, taken from Cucumis sativus mitochondrion chromosome 1, complete sequence, encodes the following:
- the nad2 gene encoding NADH dehydrogenase subunit 2 — translated: MFNLFLAVSPEIFLINATFILLIHGVVFSTSKKYSYPPLVSNVGWLGLLSVLITLLLLAAGAPLLTIGHLFWNHFFRRDNFTYFCQILLLLSTAGTISMCFDSFFKERFDAFEFIVLIPLPTRSMLFMISAHDSISMYLAIEPQSLCFYVMAASKRKSEFSTEAGSKYLILGAFSSGILLFGCSMIYGSTGATHFDQLAKILTGYEITGARSSGIFMGILSIAVGFLFKITAVPFHMWAPDIYEGSPTPVTAFLSIAPKISIFANISRLSIYGSYGATLQEIFFFCSIASMILGALAAMAQTKVKRPLAHSSIGHVGYIRTGFSCGTIEGIQSLLIGIFIYVLMTIDAFAIVLALRQTRVKYIADLGALAKTNPISAITFSITMFSYAGIPPLAGFCSKFYLFFAALGCGAYFLAPVGVVTSVIGRFYYIRLAKIMFFDTPRTWILYEPMDRDKSLLLAMTSSFITSSFPYPSPLFSVTHQMALSSYL